One window from the genome of Megalobrama amblycephala isolate DHTTF-2021 linkage group LG4, ASM1881202v1, whole genome shotgun sequence encodes:
- the LOC125267061 gene encoding C-X-C motif chemokine 11-6-like gives MKTAAVIVFLVCLLATEVQGQNQIHKGRCFCADKGVDVVLQRNIEKFEIIPPSPSCGKREIIVTLKSAERKCLNPESNFTQNLIRRVLEKMTQQ, from the exons ATGAAGACTGCAGCAGTTATTGTTTTTCTAGTCTGTCTGCTTGCTACAGAAGTACAAG GGCAGAACCAGATTCACAAAGGCAGATGCTTCTGTGCTGACAAAGGAGTGGATGTGGTTTTACAGAGGAACATTGAGAAGTTTGAAATCATCCCTCCAAGTCCATCTTGTGGAAAACGGGAGATTAT tGTCACTTTGAAGAGTGCAGAGCGGAAATGCTTGAATCCAGAGTCTAACTTCACCCAGAATTTAATCAGGAGGGTTCTTGAAAAGAT GACCCAGCAGTAG